The genomic window CGGCAGGCAGGCCCCGCGGCGGGGCCGCGTACGGGATGCAGAGGTGATGCAGAGGTGCCCCGCCCCTTCCCGGGCGGGCTGGAATCCGAGGCCGCACAGCAGACAGCGGCCACCGGGTGGTACGACCACCCGCAGTCGGCAACGCACCCGGGGCGGGGCCGTGGAGGGTCGGCCCCGCAGGGGTCGGCGGCGGGCGCCGGGCAACGCAACGACAGAGGCAAGGCCGCCGGTCCCGAGGAGTCGAGCCCGGAGGGGCCCCGCCCCACCACCCACCGGTGGAAGCCGAACCCACCCGCACCCGCACCCGCACCCGCACCCGCAGGGCAACGCGTCAGCCCTGCATCAACCCCGCGTGAGCCCCGCCACCGCCGACGCCGCCAGTTCGTCCAGGTACCCCTTCGGCAGATCGCTCCGCACCACCACCAGGCGCCAGTACAGCGGCCCGATGATCAGGTCCAGCGCGCGGTCCGGGTCCGCCGACTCGGGGAGTTCGCCGCGGGCGACGGCGTCGCGGATCACCAGCGCGGCCACGCCCTGCTGGCTGTCGAGCAGGGCCGCCTTGATCGCGTCGGAGATCTCCGGGTGGCGGGCGGACTCGACCAGCAGGTCGGGGATGACCTGGGAGGCGACCGGATGGCGCAGGGCATGCGAGGCCACTTCGAGAAGCGCGCGGACGTCCCCGTACAGCGAACCCGTCGCCGGCGCCGGCAGCCCTTGCGTGGCGAAGGCCGACAGCAGGTCGAGCACGAGCGACAGTTTGGACTTCCAGCGCCGGTAGACCGCGGTCTTGCCGACGCCCGCCCGCCGCGCGATGCCCTCGATCGACATGCGCGCGAAGCCGACCGCGGCCAGTTCCTCGAAGACGGCGGCGCGGATCGCTTCGGTCACGTCCTCCCGGAGCACTGCGGCTCCCGCGGGGGCGCGTCGTGGGGTTCCCGGGTCCGTGGTCATGCGCAGGAGCATACCCGTCACGACGAGACGGTTGCGTTGCGACGTCATTCCGTCCTACCCTCCCCGTAGCGACGATACGGGTCCGTCCCATCGCCAGCGATCCCACCGTCCCCGGCGAAAGCGATGAGCGCGAGCGTGAGCAGCCAGACGATCACCAGGCCGGCGCCACCGGCCCAGCCCGAGAACCTCGGCGAGCTGGCCGCCCGGCACGGGCTGACGGTCAGCGGGGCCCGGCCCCCGCTCGGCGCGTACGTCCGGCAGCTCTGGTCGCGCCGCCACTTCATCGCCGCGTTCGCCACCGCCCGGCTCACCGCGCAGTACAGCCAGGCGAAGCTCGGCCAGCTGTGGCAGCTGATGACCCCGCTGCTCAACGCCGCCGTCTACTACTTCATCTTCGGGCTCCTGCTCAAGACCAGCCACCATGTCCCGGACTTCGTGCCGTTCCTGGTCACCGGCGTCTTCATCTGGACCTTCACGGCCAATTCGGTGATGGCGGGGACCAAGGCCATCTCCGGGAACATCGGGCTCGTCCGGGCGCTGCACTTCCCGCGCGCCGCGCTTCCCATCGCACTCGCCCTGCAGCAGCTTCAGCAGCTCCTCTTCTCCATGGGGGCGCTGGTCCTGATCGTGATGGGCTTCGGGCAGTTCCCGACGGGGTCGTGGCTGCTCGCCGTCCCGGCGCTGGTGCTCCAGGCCGTCTTCAACACCGGCCTGTCGATGGCCATGGCCCGCATCGCCGCCCGCACCCCCGACGTCTCGCAGCTGATGCCGTTCCTGCTGCGCACGTGGATGTACGCCTCCGGGGTGATGTTCAGCATCTCGACGGTCCTCAAGGACCGGGACCTGCCGCACTGGGTGACCGTGGCCCTCCAGTGCAACCCGGCCGCCGTCTACATCGACCTGATGCGCTTCGCGCTCATCGACAGCTACACCTCGGCCCAGCTCCCGCCGCATGTCTGGGCGGTCGCCCTCGGCTGGGCCGTGCTCTTCGGAGTGGGCGGATTCGTGTACTTCTGGAAGGCAGAGGAGCAGTACGGCCGTGGCTGACCACAACCAGCAGAGCGTGCAGGGCACGCAGGACAAGCAGGGCACGCAGAACGCGCAGAGCACGGAGCCCACCGTCGTGGTCGACGGCGTCCACATCACCTACAAGGTCAACGGGGCCAAGGCCGGCCGCGGCGCCGCGACCGCCGCGCTGAGCCGGATACTGTCCCGCGGCAAGGACAAGCGCGGCGGCGGCCGCGAGGTCCATGCCGTCAAGGGCGTCAGCTTCGCCGCGTACAAGGGTGAGGCGATCGGACTGATCGGCTCGAACGGCTCGGGCAAGTCCACGCTGCTGAAGGCGGTCGCGGGTCTGCTGCCGACGGCCGAGGGCCGCATCTATACCCAGGGGCAGCCCTCCCTCCTCGGCGTGAACGCCGCCCTCATGGGCGATCTGACGGGCGAGCGCAACGTCATCCTCGGCGGGCTCGCGATGGGCATGACGCGCCAGGAGATCCGCGACCGCTACCAGGAGATCGTCGACTTCTCCGGCATCAACGAGAAGGACGACTTCATCTCCCTCCCGATGCGGACGTACTCCTCCGGCATGGGCGCCCGGCTGCGCTTCTCGATCGCCGCCGCCAAGAGCCATGACGTCCTGCTGATCGACGAGGCGCTGGCGACGGGCGACGCCAAGTTCCAGCGCCGCAGCCAGGAGCGGATCGCCGAACTCCGCAAGGAGGCCGGCACGGTCTTCCTGGTCAGCCACAGCAACTCCACGATCACGTCGACGTGCGACCGGGCGCTCTGGCTGGAGTCCGGGACGCTGCGGATGGACGGTCCCGCGAAGGAGGTCGTCGCGGCGTACGAGGCCTTCACCAAGAAGAAATAGCCGAGAAGAACCGACCAGGAAGAAATAGCCGGAACAGATGACATAACGGGCTAGGGTGCCGGTCGATGACGACCCATCAGGCACCCCAGCAGACGCCCGCTCCCGTCCTCTCCCGCACGGACGCCGCCACCCACAGGCCCCGCACTCTCGCCGCCGTCTGGGCGGTCACCCGGCTCGGGATGCTCGTCCTCCTCGTTCGTGACGACCTCGGCGTCGGCGGCGTCTCCCGCGAGGTGTACGTCCTCTACGCCGGCTGGTACGAGCAGCTCGCCCGCGGCGCCTTCCCGTACGGCGACACCACCTGGCAGTACCCCCCGGGCGCGGCAGCCGTGTTCCTCTCCCCCGGGCTCCTGCCCTGGCTCAGCTACTTCCAGGCGTTCGTCACCCTGGCGCTGCTGGCCGACGCGGCCGTCACCCGCGCACTCGCCCGGGCCGGCGGCCGTGAGGCCGGGAGTGCCGGGGCCTGGCTCTGGACCTGCGGCCTCCCCCTCCTCCTCCACATCCCGCTGGCCCGTTACGACGTCCAGACCACCGCCCTCGCCGTGTTCGCACTGCTCGCCCTGCTGGGTCCACGTACCCGCCCCCGCCCCCGCCTCGGCGGAGCGCTCGCCGGACTCGGCGCGACGGTCAAGGTGTGGCCGCTGCTCACCCTGCTGGGCACCGCCCGCGGCCGTACCACCCGCGCCGCCTGGACCTCGGCGGCCGCGGCGGCCGCCGCCCTCCTCGCCGGCCTCGCCCTCGGCTTCCCGCACACCCTGGACTTCCTGCGGCAGCAGGGCGACCGCGGCGTACAGATCGAGTCCCTCGGCGGCACCGCCCTCCATCTGGCCCGGCTCGCCGGTCTGCCGTACCACGTCGAATACCGGTACGGGGCCTTCGAGTTCCTCGGCCCGCAGGTGCCGGCCGTGGCCCGGCTGTCGCTGCTGCTGACCGCCGCCGCCTTCGGCTGGCTGCTGCTGTGGCGGGTGCGGGCGCGGCACTGGACCCCGGCGACCCCCTGCGACGCCGCGCTGTGCGCCGTACTCCTCTTCACCGTCACCAGCCGCGTCATCAGCCCGCAGTACCTGATCTGGCTGCTCGGCCTGGCCGCGGTCTGCCTCACCACCCGCCGCACCACCCAGCGCCCGGTCGCGCTGCTACTCCTGCCCGCGGCGGCGCTCAGCTCCCTCGGCTATCCGCTGCTGTACGAGGACGTCATCGCGAGCACCCCGGCCGGCTGCACCGTGCTCGTCCTGCGCAACGGTCTGCTGCTGACGGCCGCCTGGCTGTCCTGCCGCGGACTGTGGCGGGCGACGATCACCGCGTCCCACGGCTGAGGGGGCACCCACCTCCACGGCGGGCGCCCCCTCAGCTCACTTCACGGTCACTTCACTTCCCGGCCGCTTCCCGGCCGTCAGCTGTGCGTACGCAGCAGCTGCCGCATCGTCCGCATCGCCACCGACAGGTTCGCCAGGTCGAACGTGTCCGAGCCCTGGATCTCCTCCAGCGTCGTGCGCGCCCGGCCCAGGATCGCGGCGTTCTTCTCCTCCCACGCCTTGAAGCGCTGCTCCGGCGTCGAGGCGCCGTTGCCCACCGACAGCACGTCCGACGTGAGCGACGCGTGCGCCGCGTACAGGTCCTCGCGGATGGACGCGCGGGCCATGGACTGCCAGCGGTCGGCCCGCGGCAGCTCGATGATGCGGTCCATCAGCTCGGTGATCCGCAGCCGGTCGGCCAGGTCGTAGTAGATCTCGGCGACGGCCATCGGGTCCTTGCCGGTCCGGTCGGCGATCGCGACGATGTCGAGCGTCGGGAACGCGGACGAGAACCCGGCGACGCGCAAGGCCAGCCCTTCCGGGACGCCCGCGGCCGTGAACTCCTCCAGGAGCCCCTGGTACCAGTCCAGGTCGGCACCGCGCAGCAGCTTCGGCAGCTCGGCCCAGACCTGCTCGACGCCCGCCGCGAAGAACTCGATCGTCTCCGTCAGCTCCAGCGGCTGCGGCCGGTTGCCCAGCAGCCAGCGCGTGCCGCGCTCGACGAGCCGGCGCGAGTGCAGCCGCATCCGGGTCTGGACGGAGGCGGCGACTTCGGTGTCGAGCGCCTCGACGGCGTCCCACACATCGCCGAGCCCGAAGATCGCCCGCGCGGCGGTCTGGGCGCGCA from Streptomyces formicae includes these protein-coding regions:
- a CDS encoding glycosyltransferase 87 family protein; translated protein: MTTHQAPQQTPAPVLSRTDAATHRPRTLAAVWAVTRLGMLVLLVRDDLGVGGVSREVYVLYAGWYEQLARGAFPYGDTTWQYPPGAAAVFLSPGLLPWLSYFQAFVTLALLADAAVTRALARAGGREAGSAGAWLWTCGLPLLLHIPLARYDVQTTALAVFALLALLGPRTRPRPRLGGALAGLGATVKVWPLLTLLGTARGRTTRAAWTSAAAAAAALLAGLALGFPHTLDFLRQQGDRGVQIESLGGTALHLARLAGLPYHVEYRYGAFEFLGPQVPAVARLSLLLTAAAFGWLLLWRVRARHWTPATPCDAALCAVLLFTVTSRVISPQYLIWLLGLAAVCLTTRRTTQRPVALLLLPAAALSSLGYPLLYEDVIASTPAGCTVLVLRNGLLLTAAWLSCRGLWRATITASHG
- a CDS encoding TetR/AcrR family transcriptional regulator, encoding MTTDPGTPRRAPAGAAVLREDVTEAIRAAVFEELAAVGFARMSIEGIARRAGVGKTAVYRRWKSKLSLVLDLLSAFATQGLPAPATGSLYGDVRALLEVASHALRHPVASQVIPDLLVESARHPEISDAIKAALLDSQQGVAALVIRDAVARGELPESADPDRALDLIIGPLYWRLVVVRSDLPKGYLDELAASAVAGLTRG
- a CDS encoding ABC transporter permease, whose translation is MSASVSSQTITRPAPPAQPENLGELAARHGLTVSGARPPLGAYVRQLWSRRHFIAAFATARLTAQYSQAKLGQLWQLMTPLLNAAVYYFIFGLLLKTSHHVPDFVPFLVTGVFIWTFTANSVMAGTKAISGNIGLVRALHFPRAALPIALALQQLQQLLFSMGALVLIVMGFGQFPTGSWLLAVPALVLQAVFNTGLSMAMARIAARTPDVSQLMPFLLRTWMYASGVMFSISTVLKDRDLPHWVTVALQCNPAAVYIDLMRFALIDSYTSAQLPPHVWAVALGWAVLFGVGGFVYFWKAEEQYGRG
- a CDS encoding ABC transporter ATP-binding protein, with product MQGTQDKQGTQNAQSTEPTVVVDGVHITYKVNGAKAGRGAATAALSRILSRGKDKRGGGREVHAVKGVSFAAYKGEAIGLIGSNGSGKSTLLKAVAGLLPTAEGRIYTQGQPSLLGVNAALMGDLTGERNVILGGLAMGMTRQEIRDRYQEIVDFSGINEKDDFISLPMRTYSSGMGARLRFSIAAAKSHDVLLIDEALATGDAKFQRRSQERIAELRKEAGTVFLVSHSNSTITSTCDRALWLESGTLRMDGPAKEVVAAYEAFTKKK